In Sphingobacterium thalpophilum, a genomic segment contains:
- a CDS encoding thioredoxin family protein, with product MKHFQKIYVLLILFFYPLCSQGQERINWIDFAQLDSLLTVSPRETLLFIHTDWCSYCRKMEKEIFTKKQIVQLINKRYYAVHLDAESIQDIAFDQSMWRPLSKRKKTGQYHPLALQLIQGRKMIFPTLLRFDREFRLKSIQQKYLNSKELAVFLE from the coding sequence ATGAAGCATTTCCAAAAAATATATGTGCTATTGATCCTATTCTTTTATCCGCTCTGTTCTCAAGGACAGGAGCGGATAAATTGGATTGATTTTGCACAACTCGATTCACTCCTGACTGTTTCACCGCGCGAAACGCTCCTCTTTATTCATACGGATTGGTGCAGTTATTGCCGGAAAATGGAAAAGGAAATCTTTACAAAAAAGCAGATTGTCCAATTAATAAACAAGCGTTACTACGCTGTTCATTTAGATGCAGAATCTATCCAAGACATTGCTTTTGACCAAAGTATGTGGAGGCCCTTAAGCAAAAGAAAGAAAACAGGACAATACCATCCTTTAGCTTTGCAATTGATACAAGGAAGAAAAATGATCTTCCCAACTCTCCTACGTTTTGATCGTGAATTTCGTCTAAAAAGTATACAACAAAAATACCTGAATTCAAAGGAGTTAGCTGTTTTTTTAGAATAA
- a CDS encoding glycogen/starch synthase — MAKTKILFITHEMSPFLELTKISEITRQLPQAMQEKGFEIRILMPRFGNINERRNRLHEVIRLSGLNIVVDNNDNPLIIKVASLPAARMQVYFLDNEDYFQRKKVFSDEHGEFFADNNERSVFFCKGALETVKKLGWSPDVVHCHGWFSALVPAYVKTTYKDDPTFKDAKVMYSLFNEEFKGTLGTKYAEMAPEGSFKAADAQVYGDGSYEAIYKGALHFTDMVVVADENVNTEIVDFARSKDIQVFEPNGDQDYDAFGEVYDQFAPEEVEA, encoded by the coding sequence ATGGCAAAAACGAAGATATTGTTTATTACTCACGAGATGTCGCCTTTCCTCGAATTAACTAAAATTTCTGAAATTACACGTCAACTTCCACAAGCGATGCAAGAAAAGGGTTTTGAGATCCGGATCTTAATGCCGCGTTTTGGGAATATCAATGAGCGTAGAAATAGATTACATGAGGTTATTCGTCTTTCAGGCTTGAACATTGTTGTGGATAATAATGATAATCCGCTAATTATTAAAGTTGCTTCATTACCTGCGGCCCGTATGCAGGTGTATTTCTTGGATAATGAAGACTACTTTCAGCGTAAAAAAGTTTTTAGTGATGAGCATGGCGAATTCTTTGCAGACAATAATGAGCGTTCGGTGTTCTTCTGTAAAGGAGCGTTGGAAACTGTGAAGAAATTAGGATGGTCCCCTGATGTAGTACACTGTCATGGATGGTTCTCTGCTTTGGTACCGGCTTACGTGAAGACAACTTATAAAGACGATCCTACATTCAAGGATGCAAAAGTGATGTACTCTTTGTTCAATGAAGAATTTAAAGGTACATTAGGTACGAAGTATGCTGAAATGGCGCCAGAAGGTTCCTTTAAAGCTGCGGATGCGCAGGTTTACGGTGATGGTAGTTATGAGGCTATCTACAAAGGTGCTTTGCATTTTACCGATATGGTGGTTGTCGCTGACGAAAATGTCAACACTGAAATCGTTGATTTTGCTCGCTCAAAAGATATTCAGGTTTTTGAGCCTAATGGCGATCAGGACTACGATGCTTTTGGAGAAGTGTATGATCAGTTTGCGCCCGAAGAAGTAGAAGCGTAA
- a CDS encoding transglycosylase domain-containing protein, which translates to MKRVSKKNQLTEADVKRYTFNFWKIIVGIVAIGFLFILSIRLGVFGKLPSFSDLENPKSNLASEVITEDHKVLGTYYVQNRSNVKYSELSPYLVKALVSTEDKRFYDHSGIDYSRTFTVIFHTLTGNKQGGSTITQQLALNLFSDGRQKNFLKRVIQKFQEWITAVRLERNYTKDEIITMYFNTVDFGAYNTYGIKSAARTYFNTTPDKLTADQAALLVGMLKGPGVYSPVRYPQNAMKRRNTVLNNMVAANFISAEEATKAKEKPLGLELKIANYGEGLAPYFRAVLKDEIKKEFAKLSITKPDGTPYDLDRDGLKIYTTINMSMQQYAEDSQKEWMKQLQSKFAAQWKNRDPFKGDKAKLLVSGMKRSDRYRILKEEGLNEDEIKKAFNVKVPMNIFTWKGSVDTMMTPMDSIKYNKLMLRNAMMSMEPKTGHIKAWVGGIDFDHFKYDQVKMGTRQVGSTAKPFTYAVAIDNGYSPCYSIPNYQQTYNGWTPRGNAQGGNPITLAKALAYSQNYATAYLVHEVGAAEVAALTKRMGITSDVPNYPSISLGAYEASVFDMVGAYSAFVNQGTWIEPTAILRIEDKNGTPIYDKAPKVVKALNSESAYIIVDMLKKVVSQGTARRIQWMYKLTNPIGGKTGTTNDNSDAWFIGITPELVTGVWTGAEDRGISFDRMEYGQGAAAAMPVFAYYMQKVYKDSNLKYTKGDFEQPQGGLTRVIDCNQYWGGGGSDVEDGSTDSSGKDATKLKDDRLGF; encoded by the coding sequence ATGAAACGAGTATCAAAAAAAAATCAACTTACTGAGGCTGATGTCAAGCGGTATACGTTCAATTTTTGGAAAATTATCGTCGGGATCGTCGCGATAGGTTTCCTTTTTATATTGAGTATACGTCTTGGCGTATTTGGAAAATTACCCTCCTTCAGTGATTTGGAAAACCCCAAAAGTAATTTAGCTTCCGAAGTTATCACGGAAGATCATAAGGTATTGGGAACCTATTATGTCCAAAACCGCTCCAATGTAAAGTATAGTGAATTGTCACCTTATTTGGTCAAAGCATTGGTTTCGACAGAGGATAAACGCTTTTATGATCACTCTGGGATAGACTACTCACGTACATTTACAGTTATCTTTCACACCTTGACCGGTAACAAACAGGGGGGAAGTACAATTACACAGCAGCTGGCACTTAATCTATTTTCGGATGGACGGCAAAAGAATTTTCTAAAGCGTGTCATCCAGAAATTTCAGGAATGGATTACAGCTGTTCGCTTGGAAAGAAATTATACCAAAGATGAGATTATTACCATGTATTTTAACACGGTAGACTTTGGTGCTTACAATACATACGGAATCAAATCTGCAGCGCGGACTTATTTTAATACGACTCCGGATAAATTGACAGCTGATCAAGCAGCCCTTTTGGTGGGGATGCTGAAAGGACCTGGCGTATATTCTCCTGTACGTTATCCTCAAAATGCAATGAAACGCCGTAATACGGTGTTGAATAATATGGTTGCCGCAAATTTTATTTCGGCTGAGGAGGCTACAAAAGCAAAAGAAAAACCACTTGGTTTAGAACTTAAGATTGCAAATTACGGTGAGGGTTTGGCGCCCTATTTTAGAGCGGTATTAAAGGATGAAATCAAAAAGGAATTTGCAAAATTGTCCATCACCAAACCGGATGGCACACCTTATGACCTCGATCGTGATGGATTGAAAATCTATACGACGATCAATATGTCTATGCAGCAATATGCCGAGGATTCGCAAAAAGAGTGGATGAAGCAACTGCAGTCTAAATTTGCCGCGCAATGGAAAAATAGGGATCCTTTTAAAGGGGATAAAGCCAAGCTGCTCGTTAGCGGAATGAAGCGCTCTGACCGTTACCGTATTTTGAAAGAAGAGGGCTTGAATGAAGACGAGATCAAAAAGGCCTTCAATGTCAAGGTTCCGATGAATATATTTACATGGAAGGGAAGTGTTGATACGATGATGACGCCAATGGATTCCATTAAGTACAATAAACTCATGTTGCGCAATGCGATGATGTCTATGGAGCCGAAGACCGGACACATCAAAGCTTGGGTTGGTGGTATTGATTTTGACCACTTCAAATATGATCAGGTAAAAATGGGTACGCGTCAGGTCGGATCAACGGCTAAACCATTTACGTACGCGGTGGCGATTGACAACGGTTATTCACCATGTTACAGTATTCCCAATTACCAACAAACCTATAATGGGTGGACGCCAAGAGGAAATGCACAAGGTGGGAACCCGATTACTTTAGCGAAGGCATTGGCTTATTCGCAAAACTATGCGACGGCCTATTTGGTACACGAAGTTGGTGCTGCAGAAGTGGCCGCATTGACTAAACGGATGGGTATAACAAGTGATGTGCCTAATTATCCTTCGATCTCATTAGGTGCTTATGAAGCGTCGGTCTTTGATATGGTGGGTGCTTATTCGGCATTTGTGAATCAAGGAACCTGGATTGAGCCAACTGCGATCTTACGTATTGAAGATAAAAATGGTACACCGATCTATGATAAAGCACCAAAGGTCGTAAAAGCCCTAAATAGTGAATCCGCTTATATTATTGTTGATATGTTGAAAAAGGTGGTATCCCAGGGTACGGCGAGACGTATTCAATGGATGTATAAGCTCACAAATCCAATTGGCGGTAAAACAGGTACAACCAACGATAACTCAGATGCCTGGTTTATTGGTATTACACCGGAACTGGTTACGGGGGTTTGGACTGGTGCAGAAGATCGAGGCATTAGTTTCGATAGGATGGAGTACGGACAAGGGGCCGCAGCAGCGATGCCAGTATTCGCCTACTACATGCAGAAAGTGTATAAAGATTCAAATTTGAAGTATACCAAAGGTGATTTTGAGCAACCGCAGGGAGGGCTTACCCGTGTCATTGACTGTAATCAGTATTGGGGCGGTGGTGGCTCCGATGTCGAAGATGGGTCTACGGATTCAAGTGGCAAAGATGCGACTAAACTAAAAGATGATCGCTTAGGTTTCTAA
- the uvrC gene encoding excinuclease ABC subunit UvrC: MDVFDYREELKKIPHRPGVYQYFDKNNELIYIGKAKDLRNRVGSYFVNENQLNGKTRVLVRKINRIAFTIVDTEIDAWLLENSLIKKHKPKYNVLLKDDKTYPWIVIKNEPFPRVFWTRQYIKDGSRYYGPYPSVGMMHIVLDLIRELFPLRTCNLALTQENIRKGKFKICLEYQIGNCKGPCEGYQSEDDYDQNLSDIKDILNGKIAVVTNRLKESIAAAAAALDFERAQLIKAKLDKLDNYQSKSTVVNSSITNVDVFSIASDEGYAFVNYLKVMNGVIIQTQTLEMKRRLDESEQELLALAIPEIRERFKSLSREIIVPFELDIEENERIRFTIPKLGEKKKLLELSQKNVAFFRKERLLQYEKLNPDIRTERILKQMQKDLRMNVLPQHIECFDNSNIQGNYPVSAIVVFKDAKPSKKDYRHFNVKTVEGPNDFATMEEAVFRRYRRLLDEDQPLPQLIIIDGGKGQLGAALKSLRLLGIERKVTVIGIAKRLEELFYPGDQYPLYLDKKSETLKVIQHLRDEAHRFGITFHRNQRSRKTFVSELENVPGIGKTTVEKVLTEFKSVKKVKEASDEELKKVLNLKQIKALREYFAT, translated from the coding sequence ATGGACGTATTTGACTATAGAGAAGAATTAAAGAAGATACCGCATCGACCGGGAGTCTATCAGTATTTTGATAAAAATAACGAACTGATCTATATCGGTAAAGCGAAGGATTTGCGTAACCGGGTCGGTTCTTATTTCGTTAATGAAAATCAGCTGAATGGCAAAACCCGTGTTTTGGTTCGGAAGATCAACCGTATAGCTTTTACTATAGTTGACACGGAGATTGATGCTTGGTTGCTTGAGAATTCATTGATCAAAAAACACAAGCCCAAGTATAATGTTCTGTTGAAGGATGATAAAACCTATCCATGGATTGTCATCAAGAACGAACCTTTTCCGCGGGTTTTTTGGACCCGACAATATATCAAGGATGGATCCCGTTATTATGGCCCCTATCCTTCGGTGGGGATGATGCATATTGTATTGGATCTGATCCGTGAATTGTTTCCCCTCCGTACCTGCAATTTGGCCCTAACACAGGAAAATATACGGAAAGGCAAGTTTAAGATCTGTCTCGAATATCAAATCGGAAATTGCAAGGGGCCCTGTGAAGGGTATCAGTCCGAAGACGACTACGATCAGAACCTGAGTGATATCAAGGATATTCTGAACGGAAAGATTGCTGTGGTGACCAATCGTTTAAAGGAGAGTATTGCTGCCGCAGCAGCAGCTCTGGATTTTGAAAGAGCGCAGTTAATTAAGGCGAAGCTGGATAAGCTGGACAATTACCAAAGCAAGTCTACGGTGGTCAACTCATCCATTACAAATGTGGATGTATTTAGTATTGCTTCAGACGAGGGCTACGCTTTTGTCAATTACCTGAAAGTCATGAACGGTGTTATTATTCAGACACAGACGCTCGAAATGAAACGGCGTTTGGATGAGAGTGAACAGGAGCTTTTGGCCTTGGCCATACCGGAGATTCGGGAGCGCTTCAAAAGCCTTTCGCGGGAAATTATCGTACCCTTTGAATTAGATATTGAAGAGAACGAACGGATTCGATTTACGATTCCGAAGCTGGGCGAAAAGAAAAAATTGCTGGAGCTTTCCCAAAAGAACGTGGCATTTTTTAGAAAAGAGCGTCTGTTGCAATATGAAAAGCTTAATCCTGACATTCGGACTGAGCGCATCTTAAAGCAGATGCAAAAAGATCTGCGCATGAATGTGCTCCCGCAACATATTGAATGTTTCGATAACTCGAATATTCAGGGGAATTATCCCGTATCGGCTATTGTTGTCTTTAAGGATGCAAAACCTTCGAAGAAAGATTACCGCCATTTTAATGTGAAAACCGTGGAGGGGCCCAATGATTTTGCCACGATGGAGGAGGCTGTTTTTAGACGCTATAGGCGATTATTGGATGAAGATCAGCCTTTGCCGCAATTGATCATTATCGATGGGGGAAAAGGGCAGCTGGGCGCAGCCTTAAAGAGTCTGCGCTTGTTGGGGATAGAACGGAAAGTCACGGTCATCGGCATTGCCAAAAGACTGGAGGAGCTATTCTATCCGGGTGATCAATATCCACTTTATCTGGATAAGAAGTCTGAAACCCTCAAGGTCATTCAACATCTCCGGGATGAAGCACACCGTTTCGGAATCACCTTCCACAGAAATCAACGGAGCCGCAAAACCTTCGTTTCAGAGCTGGAAAATGTTCCGGGTATTGGAAAAACAACGGTTGAGAAAGTGTTAACTGAGTTTAAATCGGTAAAAAAAGTGAAGGAAGCCTCCGATGAAGAACTAAAAAAAGTGCTTAATCTGAAACAGATTAAAGCACTTCGTGAATATTTTGCAACGTAA
- the ispF gene encoding 2-C-methyl-D-erythritol 2,4-cyclodiphosphate synthase: MKIKVGFGFDVHQMKEGHPFIVGGVQLEHHAGAFGHSDADVLVHAICDAILGAANLEDIGYHFPNTDMRWKGISSLLLLKECMALIAAKGYTLGNIDAMLCLEAPKIKPYIPQMKVKLAEATGLDIDDISIKATTNETMGFIGRQEGVVAYAVCLIERA; the protein is encoded by the coding sequence ATGAAAATTAAGGTAGGATTTGGATTTGATGTCCATCAGATGAAAGAAGGTCATCCATTTATTGTTGGTGGAGTGCAATTGGAGCATCATGCTGGAGCCTTTGGGCATTCTGATGCCGATGTGTTGGTCCATGCGATATGTGATGCCATTTTGGGCGCTGCCAATTTAGAAGATATTGGCTACCACTTTCCAAATACAGATATGCGCTGGAAAGGCATTAGTAGCTTATTGTTGTTAAAAGAATGTATGGCGCTGATTGCTGCGAAGGGATATACGCTTGGCAATATTGATGCGATGCTGTGTCTCGAAGCTCCTAAGATCAAACCCTATATTCCACAAATGAAAGTTAAACTGGCTGAAGCAACGGGTTTGGATATCGACGACATCTCTATTAAAGCAACAACAAATGAAACGATGGGATTTATCGGTCGTCAGGAAGGGGTGGTTGCCTATGCGGTTTGTTTGATTGAACGCGCGTAG
- a CDS encoding transposase, translating to MQEAERKLLSLLMPEGLLEYFQILEVDQVDNQLHIYLDELNIAPTGYQNSKLESKGFMPSTEISDFPIRGQKVTLHIRRRRWTVLDTGEIITRDWNLVREGARMTTEFGLFLKKIFG from the coding sequence TTGCAAGAAGCCGAACGTAAATTACTGTCCCTATTGATGCCCGAAGGGCTATTGGAATACTTTCAGATTTTAGAAGTCGATCAGGTTGACAATCAGCTCCACATTTATTTAGATGAGCTTAATATTGCTCCGACAGGCTATCAGAACAGCAAGTTGGAGTCAAAGGGCTTCATGCCTTCCACTGAGATTTCAGACTTTCCCATTCGAGGCCAGAAAGTTACGCTACATATCCGCCGTCGTCGCTGGACGGTCCTGGATACCGGAGAGATCATCACAAGAGATTGGAATCTGGTGCGTGAGGGTGCTCGAATGACTACGGAATTCGGGCTTTTTTTAAAGAAGATATTTGGATAA
- the panD gene encoding aspartate 1-decarboxylase: MVIEVMKSKIHRVKVTQAELNYVGSITIDEDLMDAANIIANEKVQIVNNNNGARLETYVIPGQRGSGIICLNGAAARLVQVGDIVIIISYANMDFEEAKQFKPSVVFPDDNNHLIK, translated from the coding sequence ATGGTAATAGAAGTAATGAAATCCAAGATTCACCGCGTTAAAGTCACACAAGCGGAATTGAATTATGTGGGTAGTATCACAATAGATGAAGATTTGATGGATGCCGCAAATATCATCGCTAACGAGAAAGTTCAAATCGTAAACAACAATAATGGAGCCCGTCTTGAAACATATGTCATCCCAGGTCAACGTGGATCAGGTATTATCTGTTTGAATGGTGCTGCGGCTCGCCTGGTTCAAGTTGGCGATATCGTCATCATTATTTCCTACGCGAACATGGATTTTGAAGAAGCTAAGCAGTTTAAACCTTCCGTTGTATTTCCAGACGACAACAATCATCTAATTAAATAA
- a CDS encoding FKBP-type peptidyl-prolyl cis-trans isomerase codes for MKKLLSPLFMGIAAISFLIVSCNKSDDAPVYDANAQFKTDSVTLKNYVSQNYPAAQYNSETGIWYEILAEGTGNYEYKVVDTLNGKYLKFKPTVKYVGKLLSGSVFDKTDTAKEFEIITNTGYQYPFYSTIIPAWTFTFAPQKIGDMKLGGLTEKGLQKGSKIHIMAPSLYGYQNQAVGTIPANSPLDFVIEVTDIK; via the coding sequence ATGAAAAAACTGTTATCACCACTATTCATGGGAATTGCAGCAATCTCTTTCCTTATTGTAAGCTGTAACAAAAGTGACGATGCACCTGTTTATGATGCGAATGCACAATTTAAAACGGATTCTGTAACACTTAAAAATTACGTTAGCCAAAATTATCCTGCTGCACAATACAATAGCGAAACAGGAATTTGGTATGAAATTCTTGCCGAAGGAACCGGAAATTATGAATATAAAGTGGTTGACACATTAAATGGTAAATACTTAAAATTTAAACCGACTGTAAAATATGTTGGAAAGTTATTGAGTGGAAGTGTATTTGATAAAACTGATACGGCCAAAGAATTTGAAATCATCACAAACACGGGGTATCAATATCCATTTTATAGCACCATTATTCCTGCTTGGACCTTCACATTTGCACCACAAAAAATCGGTGACATGAAATTGGGCGGCTTAACCGAAAAAGGTCTACAAAAAGGCAGTAAAATTCACATCATGGCACCTTCCCTTTATGGATACCAAAACCAGGCTGTCGGAACTATTCCGGCAAACTCACCATTGGATTTTGTGATTGAAGTTACAGATATCAAATAA
- the panC gene encoding pantoate--beta-alanine ligase, translating into MEIFKTKASLQAYLQEARSTGQKIALIPTMGALHEGHLSLLNYAKPISDIRVCSIFVNPTQFNDPKDLEKYPRPIENDIRLLESVDCDILFLPSVDEMYPDKNEAWHLDLGKLDQIWEGEKRPGHFQGVTQVVYKLFTLVQPDIACFGQKDFQQVMVIKRMIAMKDLAIQLAICPIIRDQDGLALSSRNARLSEAGKRTALALSRSLQYVKDHIHDPIPLAEIKDKALQILTDTDGLSVEYFALCESSTLKEVNHIDFSKQHVALVTAWVEGVRLIDNMILNNLSN; encoded by the coding sequence GTGGAAATTTTCAAAACGAAAGCATCTCTCCAAGCATACCTGCAAGAAGCCCGATCAACAGGTCAAAAAATCGCCCTAATCCCTACGATGGGCGCTTTACATGAAGGACATTTATCCTTATTAAATTATGCAAAACCAATCAGCGATATTCGTGTTTGCAGCATTTTTGTTAACCCCACACAATTTAACGATCCGAAAGATCTCGAAAAATATCCACGGCCCATCGAAAACGACATCAGATTATTGGAATCCGTCGATTGCGATATCCTTTTCTTACCAAGCGTTGATGAGATGTACCCCGATAAAAATGAGGCCTGGCATCTCGATCTTGGCAAACTGGACCAAATTTGGGAAGGCGAAAAACGCCCTGGCCATTTCCAAGGTGTCACCCAGGTCGTCTATAAATTATTTACATTAGTACAACCGGATATTGCGTGTTTCGGACAAAAAGATTTTCAACAGGTCATGGTTATCAAACGCATGATAGCCATGAAGGATCTCGCGATTCAATTGGCGATATGTCCTATCATTAGAGATCAAGACGGCCTAGCACTGAGCTCTAGAAACGCGCGCTTAAGTGAAGCTGGGAAAAGAACGGCTTTGGCACTCTCCCGCTCCCTGCAATATGTAAAAGATCATATACATGACCCTATCCCGCTAGCGGAAATAAAAGACAAAGCCCTACAGATTTTAACAGACACCGACGGGCTTAGCGTTGAATACTTTGCGCTATGTGAAAGTTCAACGTTAAAAGAAGTCAACCACATCGATTTCAGCAAGCAGCATGTCGCACTTGTCACGGCCTGGGTTGAAGGTGTCCGTTTGATTGATAATATGATTCTGAATAATTTGTCAAATTAA
- a CDS encoding TonB-dependent receptor, with product MLKQYTLLATLLAGTSTIYAQSKLEGYLFNKNHEAVPSGTLTLKNSKLATTSDPNGYFKLSAIPTQKVTLNISAVGYRSISKVVSLDTLKSPLQIQLEEDNLNLDEVVVSATRYGVKRKDAPVVVNVIGPKLFNATQSVAMSETLNYQPGVRVENNCQNCGFSQVRLNGLEGPYSQILINSRAVFSALNSVYGLDQIPTSMIDRIEVVRSGGSALFGANAIAGTINIITKDPVENDWQVKSTNSLIGGKSWDNTVDFNTSTVSEDLKRGATFYGMHRNREAYDANGDGFSEITKLRNTTFGTKLFYKPSDLDKITVDFSTVNEFRRGGDQLDKVPHLTQITEQLETSSLVGGITYDHYSTDYKQKMSLYGSVQKTVRDSYYGGLGGGTTLADSTLAANAYGKTNDIALVAGGQYTYNFERDVFTAGVEFSYNNTQDEIPGYKRIIDQQNKGLGSYAQYEWKPLSNFKTLIGARYDYTYVDGKYSLAGINRNSDQRFGTFSPRLTILYDITKDLQFRGGYARGFRAPQAFNEDMHVTSIGGNQVFVLIGENLKTEYSNAYTGSFSYNKNFGNVQTSLLVEGFYTDLNNQFVNVMASEKDGLIIQEMQNGEGARVYGSNIEINIAPSSWFSFQTGGTIQRSRYKKDQLIYEGKEDGQDILTKKYVRTPNIYGYMNSNLKATKQFAIDLTGVYTGKMIVPHIQNDVMTLKNARDFVELNLRLGYTFPIHKDFSIEIFGGVQNMFNAFQKDFDKGALRDSDYIYGPTRPRTYTFGLRVGHFH from the coding sequence ATGCTAAAGCAATACACTTTATTGGCCACATTACTGGCTGGTACATCCACTATATACGCCCAGTCAAAACTTGAAGGCTACTTATTCAACAAAAACCATGAGGCGGTTCCTTCTGGTACACTGACTTTAAAAAACAGCAAGCTCGCCACTACATCCGATCCAAATGGGTACTTTAAGCTATCCGCCATACCAACGCAAAAAGTAACCTTAAATATATCGGCAGTGGGCTATCGCTCCATCAGCAAAGTCGTCTCTTTAGACACGTTGAAGTCGCCTTTGCAAATTCAACTGGAAGAAGACAACCTCAATTTGGATGAGGTTGTTGTTTCGGCTACACGCTATGGCGTCAAACGTAAGGACGCCCCCGTGGTTGTCAATGTCATCGGGCCTAAATTATTTAATGCGACACAATCTGTTGCCATGTCGGAAACATTGAATTATCAGCCGGGTGTACGGGTAGAAAACAATTGCCAGAATTGCGGCTTTTCACAAGTCCGCCTGAATGGCCTCGAAGGCCCCTATTCACAGATATTGATCAACAGTAGGGCGGTATTTTCCGCGCTAAATAGCGTATATGGATTGGATCAGATTCCAACCAGTATGATCGATCGTATTGAGGTTGTTCGAAGCGGAGGTTCGGCATTATTTGGTGCCAATGCGATCGCTGGAACAATCAATATTATTACAAAAGATCCCGTAGAAAACGACTGGCAAGTAAAATCCACCAATTCACTCATTGGCGGCAAAAGCTGGGATAATACTGTAGATTTTAATACCTCCACCGTTTCGGAAGACCTCAAAAGAGGAGCTACATTCTACGGTATGCACCGTAATCGTGAAGCTTACGATGCAAATGGCGATGGATTTTCGGAAATAACCAAACTTCGTAACACCACCTTCGGCACAAAACTATTTTACAAACCGAGTGACCTGGATAAGATAACGGTTGATTTTAGCACCGTGAATGAGTTTCGCCGCGGCGGCGATCAACTCGATAAAGTGCCGCATCTGACGCAAATCACCGAACAATTGGAAACCAGTTCGCTTGTTGGCGGAATCACATATGATCACTATTCCACAGATTATAAGCAAAAAATGTCGTTGTATGGTTCTGTGCAGAAAACTGTTCGCGACAGCTACTATGGCGGTCTTGGGGGCGGAACAACCCTTGCAGACAGCACATTAGCCGCAAATGCTTATGGCAAAACAAATGATATTGCGCTAGTCGCCGGAGGACAATATACCTACAACTTTGAAAGAGATGTATTTACTGCCGGAGTGGAGTTTTCATACAACAATACCCAGGATGAAATACCGGGGTATAAACGAATCATTGATCAGCAGAATAAAGGACTAGGCAGTTATGCCCAATACGAATGGAAGCCTTTAAGCAATTTTAAAACGTTAATCGGAGCGCGATACGATTACACCTATGTTGACGGTAAATATAGTCTCGCAGGTATAAACCGAAACTCAGATCAGCGCTTCGGCACCTTTAGCCCACGGTTGACCATCTTATACGATATCACAAAAGACCTTCAATTTAGAGGCGGTTATGCACGGGGCTTCCGTGCCCCCCAGGCATTTAATGAGGACATGCACGTCACTTCCATTGGCGGAAACCAAGTATTTGTATTGATCGGTGAAAATCTGAAAACAGAATACTCCAATGCCTATACAGGTTCTTTTAGCTACAATAAAAATTTTGGAAATGTACAAACAAGTTTGCTCGTGGAGGGATTTTACACGGACCTAAACAATCAGTTTGTCAACGTCATGGCGTCCGAAAAAGATGGATTGATTATCCAGGAAATGCAAAATGGTGAAGGAGCCAGGGTATACGGTTCCAATATTGAAATCAATATCGCGCCATCCTCCTGGTTTTCTTTTCAAACCGGGGGGACGATCCAGCGCTCACGCTATAAGAAAGACCAGCTCATCTATGAGGGAAAAGAAGATGGACAGGATATCCTCACCAAGAAATATGTCCGTACGCCAAATATCTATGGTTATATGAATAGCAACCTGAAAGCGACCAAGCAATTTGCAATCGATCTGACAGGGGTATACACGGGAAAGATGATTGTTCCACACATCCAAAATGATGTAATGACCCTTAAAAATGCCCGGGACTTTGTGGAGCTGAACCTCCGCTTAGGGTATACCTTTCCAATACATAAAGATTTCAGCATTGAGATTTTTGGTGGTGTACAAAACATGTTCAATGCTTTCCAAAAAGATTTTGACAAGGGAGCGCTCCGCGATTCAGACTATATCTATGGTCCAACACGCCCGCGAACTTATACATTTGGCCTTCGTGTTGGTCATTTTCATTAA